One genomic region from Asterias amurensis chromosome 7, ASM3211899v1 encodes:
- the LOC139939549 gene encoding uncharacterized protein — protein sequence MDEHGASCSSDNTNSEQVCAAPDEDINSDIIVLNEIRSQDGSVTSQIKHEAWRQIAEALNSSFPSVRRDVPELQKKWQNMNSKMKEEASKYRKESVKTGGGPAPPDLSPMDQRLMTLIGENSPTIVGISGGIDSLPPDDNFEPAVATSAAHGSIADTPDDSTYAELPVTFGPSLSACRLSMVPTKRTRSEENEEEYGKLLKLEQRKCEVETRRAEIEIEKLLIEKEMIILNMAVLQQGLLNQ from the exons ATGGATGAACATGGTGCCTCTTGCAGTTCTGACAACACTAACAGTGAGCAGGTCTGTGCTGCCCCAGATGAAGATATTAATTCAGATATAATTGTCTTAAATGAAATCAGAAGTCAAGATGGTAGC GTCACGTCCCAAATTAAGCACGAAGCATGGCGACAAATTGCAGAGGCCCTTAACTCAAGTTTCCCGTCAGTCCGTCGAGATGTGCCGGAACTTCAGAAGAAATGGCAGAACATGAACAGTAAGATGAAGGAGGAAGCCTCCAAATACCGAAAGGAATCAGTGAAAACCG GAGGAGGACCTGCCCCACCTGATCTGAGCCCAATGGACCAAAGATTGATGACCCTGATAGGAGAGAACTCTCCAACTATTGTAGGGATCAGTGGTGGCATTGACAGCCTCCCTCCTGATGATAACTTTGAGCCCGCAGTCGCCACATCAGCTGCTCATGGTTCCATTGCTGATACACCGGACGACAG caCTTATGCTGAGTTGCCAGTCACATTTGGACCATCATTGTCGGCGTGTAGATTATCGATGGTGCCTACAAAAAGAACAAGATCAGAAGAAAATGAGGAGGAGTATGGAAAGCTGCTCAAGCTGGAACAGCGGAAATGCGAAGTGGAGACAAGAAGAGCAGAGATAGAAATTGAGAAACTTCTCATAGAGAAAGAGATGATTATCCTCAACATGGCAGTATTGCAACAGGGATTATTAAACCAATaa
- the LOC139939825 gene encoding uncharacterized protein yields MDEASGRRGAVYIHASDTQNTLKSGNTSGNEPSNEQGFSHYLDGGIIEEDTEEETTADTANTTPTTASSSKRHTPSVQRQTRSATPVKQDEDKMTGNKRTRRGSINLQVRRPNTLPEFPSAPQQRRMSVRRNSTLPMHGVSTPAATRRTSVTPKVKEPEPALTAEQKAAFKEAFDLFDSNGGGSIDAEELAEALNSVDIHLSVDEIKEVLQAIDKDGSGEIDFEEFLNMMTNTEKFLEMFASKHEGEGPRELAGRGHILFDALTQFMKSSALKQMDEIVGYYKNKYRRVNAPHVVMHYAAGARLIGLTEKQLARHLERLQASNQGNDLKSPYAQPLHIFLTGPPVKNVKKKEPPIEQRRRRTGKIRLFVHLPPSSDSDEIEKYTKSQREVTHSCKNTDSTSILKPASKPRLGWIKPRIKSIAARLPQRKSVLTMEDLASIRKRISDAKQEYYHDLAKNKVEENQRYWRSLQPQYIPSETLRTNFQKVFCAYIAAGQRKM; encoded by the exons atggacGAAGCCTCGGGGAGGAGGGGTGCAGTTTATATACACGCAAGTGATACACAGAACACCTTGAAGTCCGGTAACACATCAGGGAACGAGCCATCCAATGAACAGGGGTTTTCGCACTATTTAGACGGTGGAATCATAGAGGAGGATACGGAGGAAGAAACGACAGCTGATACCGCAAATACGACACCAACCACTGCCTCGTCTTCTAAAAGACATACACCGTCCGTTCAAAGGCAAACTAGAAGTGCCACACCTGTTAAACAAGATGAAGATAAGATGACCGGAAACAAACGAACGAGACGTGGCAGTATTAATCTACAG GTTCGCCGGCCAAACACGCTTCCCGAATTTCCAAGCGCACCTCAACAGAGGCGGATGAGTGTAAGACGGAACAGCACACTGCCTATGCATGGAGTATCTACACCAGCTGCAACACGAAGGACCAGCGTGACTCCAAAGGTAAAGGAACCCGAGCCTGCCCTCACAGCAGAGCAAAAAGCAG CTTTCAAGGAAGCCTTTGACTTATTTGACAGTAATGGTGGAGGTAGCATAGACGCAGAGGAGCTTGCTGAAGCACTAAACTCTGTGGATATTCACCTCTCAGTGGACGAGATCAAGGAAGTCCTACAGGCCATTGATAAAGACG GTAGCGGCGAAATCGACTTTGAGGAATTCCTCAATATGATGACCAACACAGAGAAGTTTCTTGAAATGTTTG CATCTAAACACGAAGGGGAGGGTCCACGGGAACTTGCAGGGCGAGGTCACATCCTCTTTGATGCACTCACGCAGTTCATGAAATCATCGGCTCTAAAGCAAATGGACGAAATTGTCGG GTATTACAAGAACAAGTACAGACGAGTTAACGCACCTCATGTAGTGATGCATTATGCAGCTGGAGCAAGGCTAATTGGATTAACGGAAAAGCAGTTAGCCAGACACCTTGAGCGACTTCAAGCTAGTAATCAGG GGAATGATCTTAAAAGTCCCTACGCCCAGCCTCTTCACATTTTCCTGACCGGTCCCCCTGTAAAGAATGTCAAGAAAAAAGAGCCTCCAATTGAACAGCGCCGCCGACGTACTGGAAAGATTCGCCTGTTTGTACATCTACCTCCATCGAGTGATAGTGACGAGATAGAAAAATACACCAAGAGTCAACGTGAG GTTACCCATAGTTGCAAGAATACCGACAGCACCAGCATATTAAAACCAGCCTCCAAACCTCGACTTGGTTGGATCAAACCCCGCATTAAAAGCATTGCTGCCCGCCTACCTCAGAGAAAATCAGTACTTACTATGGAAGATCTGGCATCAATAAGGAAGAGG ATATCGGATGCAAAGCAAGAATACTACCACGACTTGGCCAAAAACAAGGTTGAAGAGAACCAGCGATACTGGCGCTCACTACAGCCACAATATATTCCGTCAGAAACGTTGAGAACCAACTTCCAGAAGGTGTTCTGCGCATACATTGCAGCGGGCCAGCGAAAAATGTGA